One segment of Streptomyces sp. NBC_00576 DNA contains the following:
- a CDS encoding extracellular solute-binding protein: MRARRLTGSLSCLVVLTLTAAGCGLSGGSDDGGGATAGGCSVDKGNVGSGKLTGDVKGKITFQTTNLKKDFGGYFNGVIAAFEKAHPDTTVKWIDDPGDSQFTQRLVADAQACTLPDVVNLNVNTQIALTKAGYLLDLDKKAPGSGEPFGASMWKSSVFTDASGAKVHSAYPWYSGGIAQTFNVDLMKKAGLDPAKPATTVLGMFDDALKIAKVSDGKYYATVANPIWRIPADWQQMGIQVLSADGKSFTFADDPKTVAWVEAMTKMYKAGAMPKDSLSSNQDASTLYAQGKLVYGSTNPNYLRFIQQNNPSVYKKTGVARYMLDDLGHTVGAPQYISVAATSKNAPTALSFAQFLTNAENQLKWAKDPNVVIFPSTTASLDDPFFQSVEGTDPFSEARKIVAEDRKTATADEIALSPGELNAITAQVQLAMQGKKSAEDALKEAQSKADELLKQGS, encoded by the coding sequence ATGCGCGCAAGAAGACTGACCGGATCCCTGTCCTGTCTCGTCGTACTGACGTTGACGGCCGCCGGATGCGGCCTCTCCGGAGGCTCCGACGACGGCGGCGGCGCCACCGCCGGTGGCTGCTCGGTCGACAAGGGCAACGTCGGCTCCGGAAAGCTCACCGGCGACGTCAAGGGCAAGATCACGTTCCAGACGACGAACCTGAAGAAAGACTTCGGGGGCTACTTCAACGGGGTCATCGCCGCCTTCGAGAAGGCCCACCCGGATACGACCGTCAAGTGGATCGACGACCCGGGCGACAGCCAGTTCACGCAGCGCCTGGTCGCCGACGCGCAGGCCTGCACGCTGCCCGACGTCGTGAACCTGAACGTCAACACGCAGATCGCCCTCACCAAGGCCGGCTACCTCCTCGACCTCGACAAGAAGGCGCCGGGCTCGGGCGAGCCGTTCGGGGCCTCGATGTGGAAGTCCAGCGTGTTCACCGACGCCTCGGGGGCGAAGGTGCACAGCGCGTATCCCTGGTACTCCGGCGGTATCGCCCAGACCTTCAACGTCGACCTGATGAAGAAGGCGGGCCTGGATCCGGCCAAGCCGGCGACGACGGTCCTCGGCATGTTCGACGACGCCCTGAAGATCGCCAAGGTGTCCGACGGCAAGTACTACGCCACCGTCGCCAACCCGATCTGGCGCATCCCGGCCGACTGGCAGCAGATGGGCATCCAGGTCCTGTCCGCCGACGGCAAGTCGTTCACCTTCGCCGACGACCCGAAGACGGTGGCGTGGGTCGAGGCGATGACCAAGATGTACAAGGCGGGCGCGATGCCCAAGGACAGCCTCTCCTCCAACCAGGACGCGTCGACCCTCTACGCCCAGGGCAAGCTGGTCTACGGCTCCACCAACCCCAACTACCTGCGCTTCATCCAGCAGAACAACCCGAGCGTCTACAAGAAGACGGGCGTCGCCCGCTACATGCTGGACGACCTCGGCCACACGGTCGGTGCCCCCCAGTACATATCGGTGGCCGCGACGAGCAAGAACGCCCCGACAGCGTTGTCCTTCGCCCAGTTCCTGACGAACGCGGAGAACCAGCTGAAGTGGGCGAAGGACCCGAACGTGGTCATCTTCCCGTCCACCACCGCCTCTCTGGACGACCCCTTCTTCCAGTCGGTCGAGGGCACGGACCCCTTCTCCGAGGCCCGCAAGATCGTCGCCGAGGACCGCAAGACCGCCACGGCCGACGAAATCGCCCTGTCCCCAGGTGAGTTGAACGCCATCACAGCCCAGGTCCAGCTGGCGATGCAGGGCAAGAAGAGCGCCGAGGACGCCCTCAAGGAGGCACAGTCCAAGGCCGACGAGCTGCTGAAGCAGGGCAGTTGA
- a CDS encoding MurR/RpiR family transcriptional regulator, with protein MPPTDVTTLIRTELPRLAGSLRKVGELILEDPAAVTHCSAAELGRRTGTSQATVTRFCRAIGLDSYQHLLIELAQERGRGEVSDWGTAEIGPDISPDDSLERVVQVVGSADLRAIQQTIDRIDLDSIERAGQATARARRIDVYGVGGSGAVAQETETRLFRIGCAVRGWTEVHAALTSAALLTPADVAIGISHSGSTRETIEPFELAKQRGATTVAITADPKSPLARAADVRLISSSSETSFRTESIGARHSVLVLIDCLYVRVAQLSYQRASASLALTDHIAREHAVKSRRTR; from the coding sequence ATGCCCCCGACCGACGTCACCACCCTCATCCGTACGGAGCTGCCGCGCCTCGCCGGTTCCCTGCGGAAGGTGGGTGAGCTGATCCTCGAGGATCCCGCCGCCGTCACCCACTGCTCGGCCGCCGAGCTGGGCCGTCGTACCGGGACCTCCCAGGCCACGGTCACCCGGTTCTGCCGTGCCATCGGCCTCGACTCCTACCAGCATCTCCTCATCGAGCTGGCCCAGGAGCGCGGCCGCGGCGAGGTCTCCGACTGGGGCACCGCCGAGATCGGGCCTGACATTTCCCCCGACGACAGCCTGGAGCGGGTCGTCCAGGTCGTCGGCAGCGCCGATCTCCGTGCCATCCAGCAGACCATCGACCGTATCGACCTCGACTCCATCGAGCGCGCCGGCCAGGCCACCGCCCGCGCCCGGCGCATCGATGTGTACGGCGTCGGCGGCAGCGGTGCCGTCGCCCAGGAGACCGAGACGCGGCTCTTCCGCATCGGGTGCGCGGTGCGCGGCTGGACCGAGGTGCATGCCGCCCTGACCTCCGCCGCTCTCCTCACCCCCGCCGACGTCGCCATCGGCATCTCGCACTCCGGCTCCACCCGCGAGACCATCGAACCCTTCGAACTGGCCAAGCAGCGCGGCGCCACCACCGTGGCCATCACCGCCGATCCGAAGTCCCCGCTGGCCCGCGCCGCCGACGTACGGCTGATCTCCTCCTCCTCGGAGACCAGTTTCCGCACCGAGAGCATCGGCGCCCGCCACTCCGTGCTCGTCCTCATCGACTGCCTGTACGTCCGGGTCGCCCAGCTCTCCTACCAGCGCGCCAGCGCCTCCCTCGCCCTCACCGACCACATCGCCAGGGAGCACGCGGTGAAGTCCCGCCGCACACGCTGA
- a CDS encoding SIS domain-containing protein translates to MSVESVSAQGFARESRAVLDRITGSEPVQETVTRAAGLIADCIRTDGVIQAFGTGHSQALVLELAGRAGGLVPTNRLSMADLVLYGGDDPSALDDPLLERRPGIAERLYELAAPHPADLFVIISNSGVNNVIVEMALHAKERGHKILAITSLTHTRTVPAGHTSGKKLADIADVVLDNEAPTGDALLELPGGGAVCALSTLTGVLLVQMAVAETAALLIEAGERPPVYVSANVPGGFEGNLGLERHYGGRIRRPAS, encoded by the coding sequence GTGTCCGTCGAGTCCGTCAGCGCCCAGGGATTCGCGCGCGAGAGCCGGGCCGTCCTCGACCGCATCACCGGGTCGGAGCCGGTCCAGGAGACCGTGACCCGCGCCGCCGGCCTGATCGCGGACTGCATCCGCACGGACGGCGTGATCCAGGCCTTCGGTACGGGCCACTCCCAGGCCCTCGTCCTGGAGCTGGCGGGCAGAGCCGGCGGCCTCGTCCCCACCAACCGCCTGAGCATGGCCGACCTCGTCCTCTACGGCGGCGACGACCCCTCCGCCCTCGACGACCCGCTCCTGGAACGCAGGCCGGGCATCGCCGAGCGCCTGTACGAACTCGCCGCGCCGCACCCCGCCGACCTGTTCGTGATCATCTCCAACTCGGGCGTCAACAACGTCATCGTCGAGATGGCCCTCCACGCGAAGGAACGCGGCCACAAGATCCTCGCGATCACCTCCCTCACCCACACCCGCACGGTCCCGGCGGGCCACACCAGCGGCAAGAAGCTGGCGGACATCGCGGACGTGGTGCTGGACAACGAGGCGCCGACGGGCGACGCGCTGCTGGAGCTGCCGGGCGGGGGTGCGGTGTGCGCCCTGTCCACGCTGACCGGCGTGCTGCTGGTGCAGATGGCGGTCGCGGAGACGGCGGCGCTGCTGATCGAGGCGGGGGAGCGTCCGCCGGTGTACGTGTCGGCGAACGTGCCCGGGGGGTTCGAGGGGAACCTGGGGCTGGAGCGGCACTATGGGGGGCGGATTCGGCGGCCGGCGAGCTGA
- a CDS encoding SDR family oxidoreductase, with product MTTHTEEARPDRPLALVTGVGRTVGIGAGIARRLAASGWDIAFTYWTPYDTRMSWGAEPGATEAITRSLAAQGAASTAIEADLADPDAPAHVFDEVGRRMGGASAGAGAGAGVTALVMCHCESVDSGLLDTTLESFDRHFAVNARATWLLIREFGLRFSATPGTGRIVSLTSDHTVGNLPYGASKGALDRITLAAAHELSHLGVTANVINPGPVDTGWMSEEGRSNTIRYTPLGRLGTPQDTAHLVDFLCSEEGQWVNGQLLKSDGGLGQT from the coding sequence GTGACGACGCATACCGAGGAAGCTCGCCCCGACCGCCCGCTCGCCCTGGTCACCGGAGTGGGCCGCACCGTCGGGATCGGTGCCGGGATCGCCCGCCGACTGGCGGCGTCGGGCTGGGACATCGCCTTCACTTACTGGACCCCGTACGACACACGCATGTCCTGGGGCGCCGAGCCGGGCGCGACCGAGGCGATCACCCGGTCCCTGGCCGCGCAGGGCGCCGCGAGCACGGCGATCGAGGCGGACCTCGCCGACCCGGACGCCCCGGCCCATGTCTTCGACGAGGTCGGGCGCCGGATGGGTGGTGCGAGTGCGGGTGCGGGTGCGGGTGCCGGTGTCACCGCGCTGGTGATGTGTCACTGCGAGTCGGTCGACTCGGGCCTGCTCGACACGACCCTGGAGAGCTTCGACCGCCATTTCGCCGTCAACGCCCGCGCGACCTGGCTGCTGATCCGGGAGTTCGGCCTTCGCTTCTCGGCGACCCCGGGAACCGGCCGGATCGTCAGCCTCACCAGCGACCACACGGTGGGCAACCTGCCGTACGGGGCGAGCAAGGGGGCCCTGGACCGCATCACTTTGGCGGCGGCCCACGAACTCTCCCACCTCGGGGTGACCGCCAATGTCATCAACCCCGGCCCGGTGGACACCGGTTGGATGTCCGAGGAGGGCAGGTCGAACACCATCCGCTACACCCCGCTGGGCCGCCTGGGCACTCCGCAGGACACGGCCCACCTCGTCGACTTCCTGTGCTCGGAGGAGGGGCAGTGGGTCAACGGACAGTTGCTGAAGAGCGATGGGGGGCTTGGGCAGACCTGA
- a CDS encoding pentapeptide repeat-containing protein: MSQKPEHPAPGAADLSLRSDCGNCFGLCCVALPFAASADFAIDKDAGKPCTNLQTDFRCGIHTQLRQRGFSGCTVFDCFGAGQKVSQVTFSGQDWRQAPHTARQMFDVFPVMRQLHELLWYLAEALTLPPARPIHGELRRALEKTEHLTGGSAQELTELDMAAHRAEVNALLLRTSELVRAKVAGRKKDRRGADLIGANLKAADLRGANLRGAYLIAADLKGADLRTADLIGADLRDADLSGADLTDTIFLTQPQLNAAKGDTTTKLPPGLTRPAHW; encoded by the coding sequence TTGTCCCAGAAGCCCGAACACCCAGCTCCCGGCGCTGCCGATCTCAGCCTGCGGTCCGACTGCGGCAACTGCTTCGGGCTGTGCTGCGTCGCACTGCCCTTCGCGGCCTCGGCGGACTTCGCGATCGACAAGGACGCCGGGAAGCCCTGCACGAACCTGCAGACGGACTTCCGCTGCGGCATCCATACGCAGCTCCGGCAGCGGGGTTTTTCTGGATGCACCGTCTTCGACTGCTTCGGCGCGGGGCAGAAGGTCTCGCAGGTCACCTTCAGCGGGCAGGACTGGCGGCAGGCCCCGCACACGGCCCGGCAGATGTTCGACGTGTTTCCCGTGATGCGGCAGCTCCACGAACTCCTCTGGTACCTGGCCGAGGCGCTGACGCTGCCGCCCGCACGCCCCATCCACGGCGAACTGCGCCGCGCGCTGGAGAAGACCGAACACCTCACTGGTGGCAGCGCCCAGGAACTCACCGAGCTGGACATGGCAGCACACCGGGCCGAGGTCAACGCTCTGCTGCTGCGCACGAGCGAACTCGTGCGGGCCAAGGTCGCGGGCCGCAAGAAGGACCGGAGGGGAGCCGATCTCATCGGCGCCAACCTCAAGGCCGCCGATCTGCGGGGCGCCAACCTCCGCGGCGCCTACCTCATCGCCGCCGATCTCAAGGGCGCCGACCTGAGAACGGCCGACCTGATCGGCGCCGACCTACGAGACGCCGACCTGAGCGGCGCGGACCTCACCGACACCATCTTCCTCACCCAGCCCCAGCTCAACGCGGCCAAGGGCGACACCACCACGAAACTGCCGCCGGGCCTCACCCGCCCCGCGCACTGGTAG
- a CDS encoding toxin-antitoxin system, toxin component, PIN family protein, whose amino-acid sequence MPPEFFLDRNLGRRVAEELRERGWAVHRIVDVFPADAQDIPDEEWISYGLDRSWVPLSKDGRIKTRDLEIQPVLERSAVLFYIDNQQLRTLEMVERLDAHRSAIHLAVEKGGPAAYAVRLGGIDRTWP is encoded by the coding sequence TTGCCGCCTGAGTTCTTTCTCGACCGGAACCTGGGACGCCGCGTCGCCGAGGAGTTGAGGGAGCGCGGCTGGGCAGTACACCGCATCGTCGATGTCTTTCCGGCGGACGCGCAGGACATTCCCGACGAGGAGTGGATCTCGTACGGACTCGACCGGTCATGGGTTCCGCTGTCGAAGGACGGCCGTATCAAGACGCGGGACCTGGAGATCCAGCCCGTCCTTGAACGTTCCGCCGTCCTCTTCTACATCGACAACCAGCAGCTCCGCACCCTGGAGATGGTGGAGCGGCTCGATGCACATCGCAGCGCGATCCACCTGGCCGTCGAGAAAGGCGGACCCGCCGCGTACGCCGTGCGGCTCGGCGGCATCGACCGGACCTGGCCATGA